In Sulfurisphaera javensis, a single genomic region encodes these proteins:
- a CDS encoding DEAD/DEAH box helicase has translation MCDSFTLLKDYAYLVYSEPKKEAVKTDKKFRDLVDCKNCNSSFCDYYLYPHQLQTLEALEKGKSVVLTASTGSGKTESWLLYFLRKGVRVLAIYPTKALANDQTFRLYKNLSCLGYNVYAKEEKGIYYGDLVRYDGDTSDKSEVIRSLPRSKIITTNPDMLILHLEYLTTLQPNLIVVDELDFYDMAKANALIEILLNSFSHSQFVIISGTLSNPDDLAKRLNNAEVIKGDAFKPEHRYFVVIGKRKELENVYYKHLNKLRAYQIFSFDDFVQKIFDVYYNATLLMDRELRTDIYDAFLKDDEEIEDLLSIYKSCNNELSIAFFPSILECEKFGKYLGIPTHHSKVDKKTRLLLEKRLREGVENYVFTVKTLLQGIDIGHAKRIIHLGLPFLVKDFLQREGRAGRRENIDFVESIIIPGGFDPRLRNGFETLKVWLSIGPEVVIYNPDSLYVKLWNAVLKMRDGKRLNEIEKNLASLVNLINERGEINYPRLRLFKFYEINSERNRIVIESGGRKEEVDRISMKDLIEFYQPGYVDLSNKTIVDHVEYNPRDRYFTVVERPVDEVTNECIKDGMDEYEAILTKWSKETGEYLPPNFELDLELGRILPKVLVDIHFKGEGFVKYREVPVRVRWYILSRKRLPSVKDGKLEYVYYSDKVDLNCNPTPRRGGHEDVTYAYAYEVKNVDVDAGMSFLLTGLRLFYGIRPDLINYSYFGDLLKVWETSPVGLLEKIREGGMVINGKKLDYDTFSSYLNNVNVDETFKVIFYSLYPMEGIDFEKARKDALTLAFKIFKRVKVFDKVVSSAVRNVILDRLRIKDDEYVAVVYPFLGGTKVEFLKNPKEKEVIMLLYDALELSDVILTTSYFPELGKLRVNVVNVKEEFKKKFNAEVDPADFSEDIVNLMLEISSEEQVEEEKIEKLFKLRAGIIQGIANYLSNV, from the coding sequence ATGTGCGATAGTTTCACATTACTCAAGGATTACGCTTATTTAGTTTACAGTGAGCCAAAAAAAGAGGCAGTTAAGACAGACAAAAAATTCAGAGACCTCGTTGACTGTAAAAATTGCAATTCCTCTTTCTGCGATTATTACCTTTATCCTCATCAGTTACAAACCCTTGAAGCCTTAGAAAAAGGAAAAAGCGTAGTATTGACAGCTTCAACTGGAAGTGGAAAAACAGAATCTTGGCTACTTTACTTTTTGAGAAAAGGAGTAAGAGTTCTAGCAATTTACCCAACAAAGGCTTTAGCAAACGATCAAACATTTAGGCTTTACAAAAACCTCTCTTGTTTAGGATATAATGTATACGCTAAAGAAGAAAAAGGAATATACTATGGTGATCTTGTAAGATATGATGGCGATACAAGTGATAAAAGCGAGGTAATTAGAAGCCTTCCTAGAAGCAAAATCATTACAACAAATCCAGACATGCTAATCCTTCACCTTGAATACTTAACAACACTTCAACCAAACTTAATTGTAGTTGATGAACTTGACTTTTATGACATGGCTAAGGCAAATGCCTTAATTGAAATCCTTCTAAACTCATTCTCTCACTCACAATTTGTAATCATAAGTGGAACTTTATCAAATCCTGATGATCTAGCTAAAAGGCTTAATAATGCTGAAGTAATCAAAGGTGACGCTTTCAAACCAGAACATAGATACTTTGTAGTTATTGGAAAAAGAAAAGAACTAGAAAACGTTTATTATAAACACTTAAACAAACTGAGGGCTTATCAAATCTTCAGCTTTGATGATTTTGTTCAAAAGATCTTTGATGTTTATTATAACGCTACTCTCCTCATGGATAGGGAGTTAAGAACAGACATTTACGACGCATTTCTAAAGGATGATGAAGAAATTGAAGATTTGCTTTCAATTTACAAATCATGTAATAACGAGTTATCAATTGCCTTCTTCCCATCAATCCTTGAATGTGAAAAATTTGGCAAATACCTAGGAATTCCTACACATCATTCAAAAGTTGACAAGAAAACTAGACTGTTGTTGGAAAAAAGGTTAAGAGAGGGAGTTGAAAATTACGTCTTCACTGTGAAAACTCTACTTCAAGGAATAGATATTGGACATGCTAAGAGAATAATCCATCTTGGCTTACCATTTTTAGTTAAAGACTTTTTACAAAGAGAAGGAAGAGCAGGAAGAAGAGAAAACATTGATTTCGTTGAAAGCATAATCATTCCGGGAGGGTTTGACCCTAGGTTAAGAAACGGTTTTGAAACTTTGAAAGTTTGGTTAAGCATTGGTCCAGAAGTTGTAATTTATAACCCAGATAGCCTTTACGTAAAGTTATGGAATGCTGTGCTTAAAATGAGGGATGGAAAAAGGTTGAACGAAATTGAGAAAAACTTAGCTTCACTTGTTAACCTCATTAACGAAAGGGGAGAAATAAATTACCCTCGCTTACGTCTTTTCAAGTTTTATGAGATAAACAGTGAGAGGAATAGAATAGTAATTGAAAGCGGAGGAAGAAAAGAAGAAGTTGATAGAATAAGTATGAAGGATTTGATTGAATTTTACCAACCTGGTTACGTTGACTTATCAAATAAAACAATTGTTGATCACGTTGAGTATAATCCAAGAGACAGATACTTTACAGTCGTTGAAAGACCAGTAGATGAGGTTACGAACGAGTGCATTAAGGACGGTATGGATGAATATGAGGCAATACTGACTAAATGGAGTAAAGAAACTGGTGAATACTTACCACCTAACTTTGAGTTAGATCTTGAACTTGGAAGAATCTTGCCTAAAGTCCTTGTTGACATTCACTTTAAAGGAGAAGGTTTTGTAAAATACAGAGAAGTACCAGTAAGAGTTCGTTGGTATATACTTTCAAGGAAAAGATTACCGAGCGTTAAAGATGGGAAGCTCGAGTACGTTTACTACTCCGACAAAGTTGACTTAAATTGCAATCCAACTCCCAGAAGAGGAGGTCATGAAGATGTAACTTATGCTTATGCATATGAAGTTAAGAATGTTGATGTAGATGCTGGAATGTCTTTTCTATTAACCGGTTTGAGACTGTTTTACGGAATTAGACCAGATCTCATTAACTACAGCTATTTCGGAGACTTACTGAAAGTCTGGGAAACTTCACCAGTTGGTTTATTAGAGAAAATTAGGGAAGGAGGAATGGTAATTAATGGCAAAAAGTTGGACTATGACACTTTCTCCTCCTATTTGAACAACGTCAACGTTGATGAGACTTTCAAAGTAATTTTCTATTCCTTATATCCAATGGAAGGCATAGATTTTGAAAAAGCAAGAAAAGATGCCTTAACCCTAGCTTTCAAAATATTTAAGAGAGTAAAAGTGTTTGACAAGGTTGTTTCTTCAGCGGTTAGGAATGTAATATTAGACAGGCTGAGAATAAAAGATGATGAATACGTTGCAGTAGTTTACCCCTTCCTTGGTGGGACTAAAGTTGAGTTTTTAAAGAATCCTAAGGAGAAAGAGGTTATAATGTTACTTTACGATGCCTTAGAATTGTCAGATGTAATCTTAACTACTTCTTATTTCCCAGAGTTAGGAAAGCTAAGAGTCAACGTAGTAAATGTAAAGGAAGAATTCAAGAAAAAGTTCAATGCTGAAGTTGATCCGGCTGATTTTTCAGAGGATATTGTGAATTTAATGCTAGAAATTTCTTCGGAAGAACAAGTTGAGGAAGAGAAAATTGAAAAACTCTTCAAGCTAAGAGCTGGGATTATACAAGGCATAGCTAATTACCTTTCCAATGTATAA
- a CDS encoding CRISPR-associated endoribonuclease Cas6, translating into MERNEVYVIGEVFLTPLTNVIIPPFSSKVGRTILGDPKDVVVSPLKRNGKYLIKHSSTPTFLELEAGEVYSFEVGGEEKSVIKELSKLEDNYSFFNTYWKIVDVKLQKVVVNKSKKIRLEILTPALIVNPYVKAKRKVFTNKSSFVFFVNLLDVTGFSRNDERTLSLLKHIDEALWEEPSIMKYEKVIYDGKEIIGMTGLLNYSIEKDSEIVYEILENAIAKGIGSSRRIGFGRVKITVE; encoded by the coding sequence ATGGAGAGAAATGAAGTTTATGTAATTGGTGAAGTTTTCTTAACTCCATTAACAAACGTAATAATCCCTCCTTTCAGTAGTAAAGTAGGAAGAACTATCTTAGGAGATCCAAAGGATGTTGTAGTTTCTCCATTAAAGAGGAATGGGAAATATTTGATAAAACACTCTTCTACTCCAACTTTTTTAGAGCTTGAGGCTGGAGAAGTTTATTCTTTTGAGGTAGGAGGAGAGGAAAAAAGTGTAATAAAGGAACTCAGTAAGCTTGAAGATAATTACTCCTTTTTTAATACTTATTGGAAGATTGTTGATGTTAAGTTGCAAAAAGTTGTAGTAAATAAGAGTAAGAAGATTAGGCTAGAGATTTTGACTCCAGCGTTAATTGTTAATCCTTATGTTAAGGCAAAGAGAAAAGTTTTTACAAATAAGTCATCTTTCGTGTTTTTTGTAAATCTACTTGACGTAACTGGTTTTTCAAGAAATGATGAAAGGACTCTATCGCTGTTAAAACATATTGATGAAGCGTTATGGGAGGAACCATCAATAATGAAATATGAAAAAGTGATTTATGACGGTAAAGAGATAATTGGTATGACTGGATTGTTAAATTATTCCATAGAAAAAGATAGCGAGATTGTTTACGAAATTTTGGAAAATGCTATAGCCAAGGGAATAGGATCTTCGAGGAGGATTGGTTTTGGTAGGGTGAAGATTACTGTGGAATAG
- the csx7 gene encoding CRISPR-associated RAMP protein Csx7 — MVKDYTFIRKDILTRTVIFEGVIETVSPLRIGAGKNDLSPTSLARDTVLKDKDGNPVIPGSSWKGIFRSTGERILRGKNIEVCTGVGQDYCLKIKRKDDEFQKYLRENIIDRAVELFWDYTCLNCKLFGTMSVLGNLRFFDSTPINATLGIRTMIAISRTEGAVASHALVTVEFVEPGSTFNFKLLGYNLPNYAIGYLVSIMKMIHDGYVQVGGHKSRGFGFVKFKELSFTSTGKSKIGDEDVEVNLNSVKEKGDAFFEKMKPYIEAFEHVKLDYPKK, encoded by the coding sequence ATGGTGAAAGATTACACATTCATTAGAAAAGACATACTAACTAGAACAGTTATCTTTGAAGGCGTTATAGAGACAGTCTCTCCATTGAGAATAGGAGCTGGAAAAAACGATTTAAGCCCAACTAGCTTGGCTAGAGATACAGTATTAAAAGATAAAGACGGTAATCCAGTAATTCCAGGCTCATCATGGAAAGGGATTTTCAGATCTACTGGAGAAAGGATATTGAGAGGAAAAAACATTGAAGTTTGTACTGGAGTTGGACAAGATTATTGCTTAAAAATCAAAAGAAAAGACGATGAATTCCAAAAATACTTAAGGGAGAACATCATTGACAGAGCAGTAGAGTTGTTCTGGGATTATACTTGCTTAAATTGCAAACTTTTCGGAACAATGAGCGTTTTAGGTAATTTAAGATTCTTCGACTCAACTCCAATAAATGCTACATTGGGCATAAGGACAATGATTGCAATTAGCAGAACTGAAGGAGCAGTAGCTAGTCATGCATTAGTAACTGTTGAGTTCGTTGAGCCTGGCTCAACATTTAATTTCAAACTGCTTGGATATAATTTACCAAATTACGCAATAGGTTATTTAGTATCAATTATGAAAATGATACATGATGGTTACGTACAAGTAGGAGGGCATAAAAGTAGGGGATTTGGATTTGTGAAATTCAAAGAACTAAGCTTTACCTCCACGGGGAAGAGTAAGATTGGAGATGAAGATGTTGAAGTAAATTTAAACTCAGTCAAGGAAAAAGGAGATGCATTCTTTGAAAAGATGAAACCTTATATAGAGGCGTTTGAACATGTCAAGCTCGATTATCCAAAGAAGTAG
- the csx7 gene encoding CRISPR-associated RAMP protein Csx7 — protein MSDCYDLDKINSIIKIEGVLTNETPLRIGSGKAQLFTATTDNPILTIEDKPVIPGSSLKGALRSLAEAYMKSQQSEGKIKYVVHDITDHESPSCKKDEKTGEEIYCIPCILFGFHDISARVYIMDAIVEDDFSISQRTMVTINRVFGGQQPGHLYTLDFVNPNAKFKLNMIVYNLDFINSENEEWKKKAVEVMRFLLKSLKDGIFIGGRKSVGYGYVRLIQANATLIKPGKETKTYDLMEVIKSW, from the coding sequence ATGTCTGATTGCTATGACCTTGATAAAATAAACAGCATAATTAAAATTGAAGGAGTGTTAACTAACGAAACTCCTTTAAGAATAGGTTCTGGAAAAGCTCAACTATTTACTGCAACAACAGATAACCCAATTTTAACAATCGAAGATAAACCAGTTATTCCAGGTTCTTCATTAAAGGGAGCATTAAGAAGCTTAGCTGAAGCTTACATGAAAAGTCAACAAAGTGAGGGTAAAATAAAATACGTTGTTCACGATATAACTGATCATGAAAGTCCAAGTTGTAAGAAGGACGAAAAAACTGGAGAAGAAATATATTGTATTCCTTGCATTCTCTTTGGCTTTCATGACATTTCAGCAAGAGTTTACATAATGGATGCAATAGTTGAAGATGACTTCTCGATTTCACAGAGGACAATGGTCACAATTAACAGAGTATTTGGTGGCCAACAGCCTGGTCATTTATACACCCTTGATTTCGTTAACCCTAACGCTAAGTTCAAACTTAACATGATTGTATATAATCTTGATTTCATAAATTCTGAAAATGAAGAATGGAAAAAGAAAGCAGTTGAGGTTATGAGATTTTTACTTAAGAGTTTGAAAGACGGAATATTTATAGGTGGTAGAAAAAGTGTTGGTTATGGTTATGTTAGACTTATTCAAGCTAATGCAACTCTAATTAAACCCGGTAAAGAGACAAAGACTTATGATTTAATGGAGGTGATAAAATCATGGTGA
- a CDS encoding TM1812 family CRISPR-associated protein: MPIYISTWGDPTGWREAKYVCGEEKKGFLSAVCYKDVSKLIVITLDSILTPRVNENSNVVKCLPTSLPSDYESWKKKIEEYVNCILKNIDLQADVIVLPAIGKYGNYEYGRVEDRYIPTEFIRGILTLELYKRLKDKEEVILDITHGVNYLGALTLYVLSRLTSFLSLKLKVINFIPTDPVNRVFTYTEVLSYSKQYFDYNSVDETKILDKKKRATVLSLKYNALLPLYNLCKENKIPDYTLSVRIENNVLLISSDVKNLSYLSEDNVWGEIIYDYVCSKVKPKKWVSTKELSHLTDEIFKIDAQKTLIYSELNNVYNLGKKKLKEGEEASYFSVYEKKERKENANSSIQSVEEESEDKLERNFMAHAGLIKDAVILKKESNMIYVSYDESKKDILKDLLGVDIFST; this comes from the coding sequence ATGCCAATTTACATTTCAACTTGGGGAGATCCAACTGGATGGAGAGAGGCAAAGTATGTTTGCGGAGAAGAAAAGAAAGGTTTCCTTAGTGCTGTTTGCTATAAAGATGTTAGCAAGTTAATTGTAATTACTTTAGATTCAATTTTAACACCAAGAGTAAATGAAAACTCAAATGTCGTTAAGTGCTTACCAACTTCTCTTCCCTCAGATTATGAAAGTTGGAAAAAGAAGATTGAAGAATACGTAAATTGCATTCTGAAAAACATAGATTTGCAAGCCGATGTTATCGTTTTGCCAGCAATTGGGAAATATGGAAATTATGAATATGGCAGAGTAGAGGATCGTTACATACCAACTGAGTTTATAAGAGGAATCTTAACATTAGAGCTTTACAAAAGATTGAAGGATAAAGAAGAGGTTATCCTAGATATTACTCATGGAGTTAACTACCTTGGTGCTTTAACCCTATACGTTTTATCTCGCTTAACCTCATTCTTGTCTTTAAAGCTTAAAGTAATAAACTTCATTCCAACAGATCCAGTAAACAGAGTTTTCACATATACTGAAGTACTTTCTTACTCTAAACAATATTTTGATTATAATTCTGTGGATGAAACAAAAATCCTGGATAAGAAAAAGAGAGCCACTGTCCTCTCTCTGAAATACAACGCTTTACTTCCCCTTTACAATTTATGTAAAGAAAATAAAATACCAGACTATACGTTAAGCGTGAGGATAGAAAATAACGTTTTATTAATCTCTTCAGATGTTAAAAACTTGAGTTACTTAAGTGAGGATAACGTTTGGGGAGAAATAATTTATGATTACGTTTGTAGTAAAGTTAAACCAAAGAAATGGGTTAGCACAAAAGAGTTAAGTCATTTAACTGATGAGATATTTAAGATTGATGCACAAAAAACGCTAATTTATAGTGAGCTAAATAACGTGTATAATTTAGGAAAGAAAAAATTAAAGGAAGGAGAAGAAGCATCGTATTTTTCAGTCTATGAAAAGAAGGAGAGAAAAGAGAATGCGAATTCTTCAATTCAGTCCGTGGAAGAGGAAAGCGAAGATAAATTAGAAAGAAACTTTATGGCTCATGCAGGATTAATTAAAGATGCTGTTATACTGAAGAAGGAGAGTAACATGATATACGTTTCTTATGACGAGAGTAAAAAAGATATATTAAAGGATTTGCTAGGGGTAGATATATTTTCTACATGA
- a CDS encoding HD domain-containing protein — MRGKLLIPEGKVKFVDENSVKNLKDKVVQLLTVFAELSCEICKYKGIDVYADLLSFIFKAPMLLSHAPAIGGKYLSTAYEYFFTYVVTRHCEDYSFKQIDELMEKLEENRKSLSRITQYISSLRDIYEALLYTPADTRPGFNITSLASHLELTSIVLWLSQPYSVDLNYLRVSALLHDIGKLFDPTEHVKQSAEILDEVLKNLPDDNCVKEDLKNVKRLVEQHHFDNILADADRLASATDRLSNLVFQGLDKYNPSVKECYKMTAKDGIKCLEEKLGKDGYEKLSILLFKYLLSVLVPPSDTPPYDIFKVEKTNVSLQKPTLGKPLGYLVYTDFPGIQKFISSFPQLRDMAFASLLVDFLTTVATFIVLDQKFYKKTGNKSRLPAEALLSGYGGHSYIVVRSELSPNDIKDAVKDLGKEFDISLKSYVVEFVYENYIKNFKEVSEEIMKQTRERYIVDLNEKVYSLGLHRVCTSCGIRPASHIDVEDELCDRCYKVRQLSKSRAFISRANTTYLVGQIDITPLDFMKKAKLYENETYYAMEFIAGYRNLEDTTYVAFIKADGNYGGEIFKYSITFSDYIDRSFRLDYGVKKAFYDTIVELANQGNNLNKLENPYYDLASRILAGVLYIGGDDILMLAPAVIALPFAVKMFKRAEENTGFTFKVGVLVTKPDHPVQFAIRAVDELMEEAKIDAKALKTNPLSSISCLTFESSLATDGAIRRIIDEEKNFLLVKNKLQDVEEILKITGYIDFSFPVSLYNNKNDGKKKTREILHYIDYIVQYALQENEFLSTLAYILRYRFRVEDPKEKEFLTFLLRKYGENDSLSSASAYYKDRLPLLDYFFMLKTFRLGVGT; from the coding sequence ATGAGGGGTAAACTCTTAATCCCAGAGGGAAAAGTTAAGTTTGTTGATGAGAATAGCGTGAAGAATCTCAAAGATAAAGTAGTTCAGTTACTTACAGTCTTTGCTGAATTATCTTGTGAAATTTGTAAATACAAAGGAATTGACGTTTATGCTGATCTTCTATCTTTCATATTTAAAGCACCAATGTTATTATCTCACGCTCCAGCAATTGGAGGAAAATACTTATCGACAGCTTACGAATACTTCTTCACTTACGTAGTAACTAGGCATTGTGAAGATTACAGCTTTAAACAAATTGATGAATTAATGGAAAAATTAGAGGAAAATAGGAAGTCACTCTCACGCATAACCCAATACATTTCATCTTTAAGAGACATTTATGAAGCTTTACTTTACACTCCAGCAGACACAAGGCCAGGGTTTAACATAACATCTCTAGCTTCTCATTTAGAATTAACATCTATAGTACTTTGGTTATCTCAGCCTTACTCAGTTGATTTAAACTACTTGAGAGTTTCTGCATTACTTCACGATATTGGAAAACTATTTGACCCAACTGAACATGTTAAACAATCAGCTGAGATATTAGATGAAGTTTTGAAAAACCTTCCCGATGATAACTGCGTAAAAGAAGATTTGAAAAACGTTAAGCGTTTAGTTGAACAACACCATTTTGATAACATTTTAGCTGATGCCGATAGATTAGCTTCAGCAACAGACAGATTATCAAACCTTGTATTCCAAGGTCTTGACAAATACAATCCCAGCGTAAAGGAATGTTATAAAATGACTGCTAAAGATGGGATAAAATGCCTTGAAGAAAAATTAGGAAAAGATGGTTATGAGAAACTTTCAATCTTACTTTTTAAGTATCTACTTAGCGTTCTAGTCCCGCCAAGCGATACACCACCTTATGATATTTTCAAAGTGGAAAAAACAAACGTAAGTTTACAAAAACCTACTCTTGGAAAGCCTCTTGGTTACCTAGTTTACACTGATTTTCCCGGAATACAAAAATTCATCTCAAGCTTTCCACAACTTAGGGATATGGCATTTGCAAGCTTATTAGTTGATTTCCTAACAACTGTAGCAACTTTCATTGTACTAGATCAGAAATTTTACAAAAAGACCGGCAATAAGTCAAGATTACCAGCTGAAGCTTTGTTAAGCGGTTATGGTGGTCATTCTTACATTGTAGTTAGGAGTGAGTTATCACCAAATGATATTAAAGATGCTGTCAAAGATTTAGGAAAGGAATTTGACATATCATTAAAGTCTTACGTAGTTGAGTTTGTATATGAAAATTACATAAAGAACTTTAAAGAAGTTTCCGAAGAAATTATGAAGCAAACACGCGAAAGGTATATAGTTGATTTAAATGAAAAAGTTTACTCACTTGGTCTTCATAGAGTTTGCACGAGCTGTGGGATTAGACCAGCAAGTCATATAGATGTTGAAGATGAGTTATGTGATAGGTGTTATAAGGTAAGACAATTATCAAAATCAAGGGCATTTATCTCTAGGGCAAACACAACTTACCTAGTTGGTCAGATAGATATTACACCACTAGACTTTATGAAAAAAGCTAAGCTTTATGAGAATGAAACTTATTACGCTATGGAATTTATTGCCGGTTACAGAAACCTTGAGGACACAACTTACGTAGCATTTATAAAAGCTGACGGAAATTACGGTGGTGAAATATTTAAGTATAGCATAACTTTCAGTGATTACATTGACAGAAGCTTTAGGTTAGATTATGGTGTTAAAAAAGCATTTTATGATACAATTGTTGAACTTGCGAACCAAGGTAATAACTTGAATAAACTTGAAAACCCATACTATGACTTGGCCTCTCGCATATTAGCTGGAGTACTCTACATTGGTGGTGATGATATATTAATGTTAGCTCCAGCAGTTATTGCTTTACCATTTGCAGTAAAGATGTTTAAGAGGGCTGAGGAAAACACTGGCTTTACTTTCAAAGTCGGAGTTTTAGTTACTAAACCAGATCATCCAGTACAATTTGCTATAAGGGCAGTTGATGAGCTAATGGAAGAGGCAAAAATTGATGCAAAGGCTTTGAAAACAAATCCGTTATCTTCAATCTCTTGTTTAACTTTTGAATCTTCATTAGCTACAGATGGTGCAATAAGGAGAATTATTGATGAAGAGAAAAACTTCTTATTAGTCAAAAACAAATTACAAGATGTTGAGGAAATTCTAAAGATCACTGGTTACATTGACTTCTCTTTCCCAGTTTCTCTATACAATAACAAGAACGATGGCAAAAAGAAAACTAGGGAAATACTACATTACATTGATTACATAGTCCAATATGCTTTGCAAGAGAATGAGTTTTTATCAACTTTAGCTTACATTTTGAGATATAGGTTTAGAGTTGAAGATCCAAAAGAGAAGGAATTCCTAACATTCCTGCTTAGAAAATATGGTGAAAATGATAGTTTATCCTCAGCATCTGCGTATTATAAAGACAGATTACCCCTTTTAGATTACTTCTTCATGTTAAAAACGTTTAGATTAGGTGTTGGAACATGA
- a CDS encoding RAMP superfamily CRISPR-associated protein: MKFKVWIKNYTSLTIGGGSEGKADISISDLVIPPSSIKGAMRTAINFYLKETDLKNKYSSCYEIRPDKIKERHSNGKPCDVCKLFGYPDSKDIGCFTINVVTDVEKLPKYVLTRVSIEDKTQKAKEGALFSQETIPPENEIEIEIDFRCDDNHMLKLLLYSLSALRLWRLGRNSLIDLKVEDICQKVNNCDNEMREIFNSLKDYMW; the protein is encoded by the coding sequence ATGAAGTTCAAAGTTTGGATTAAAAATTACACTTCATTAACAATAGGCGGAGGTAGTGAAGGAAAGGCTGACATTTCAATTAGCGATTTAGTTATCCCACCATCTTCAATAAAAGGAGCAATGAGAACTGCAATAAACTTCTATTTAAAAGAGACAGATTTGAAAAACAAATACTCGTCTTGCTATGAAATTAGACCAGATAAAATAAAGGAACGGCATTCAAATGGAAAACCATGTGACGTTTGCAAACTCTTTGGTTATCCAGATAGTAAGGATATTGGTTGCTTTACAATAAATGTTGTAACAGATGTTGAAAAATTGCCCAAATACGTGCTTACCAGAGTATCTATTGAAGATAAAACGCAAAAAGCAAAAGAAGGGGCATTATTCTCACAAGAAACAATCCCTCCAGAAAATGAAATTGAAATAGAAATAGACTTCCGTTGCGACGACAATCATATGTTAAAACTACTACTTTACTCCTTATCAGCATTAAGACTTTGGAGGTTAGGAAGAAATTCCCTGATAGATCTGAAGGTGGAAGATATTTGTCAAAAAGTTAATAATTGTGATAACGAGATGAGGGAAATATTTAACTCATTAAAAGATTACATGTGGTGA
- a CDS encoding RAMP superfamily CRISPR-associated protein gives MSSSIIQRSRYTPRNAKGLEGIIELEMTVVSDYLFVGSGKYDYYLVKSLENIEDLVEKALKGVIPDLSNYFSPKVYLMNKYSDGKIVIPGSTIKGMVRSRLELSIPGSCYIVDRRSDSPPSQTYIRIFKPDRNRRSDEFDPREYPNICPVCNLLGNMGLGSRVSFSDFVMTSGKTTYVNVHGSEFEVVTRGSKFIGKVVYHSLTQEEIGMILYGFGFRKGTEGKVQLLGRFKFSDRRFGRVKFMLKDPSLLKYLEAFMNKNKGKLRDFNEEW, from the coding sequence ATGTCAAGCTCGATTATCCAAAGAAGTAGATATACTCCTAGAAATGCTAAAGGATTAGAGGGAATTATTGAACTTGAAATGACTGTAGTATCAGATTACTTATTTGTAGGTAGTGGGAAGTACGATTATTATCTTGTAAAATCATTGGAAAACATTGAGGATTTAGTAGAAAAAGCATTAAAAGGAGTTATTCCAGATTTAAGCAATTATTTCTCTCCTAAAGTTTACTTAATGAACAAGTATTCTGATGGAAAAATTGTAATACCCGGATCAACAATAAAAGGAATGGTAAGATCACGTTTAGAACTTTCAATACCGGGAAGTTGTTACATTGTTGATAGAAGAAGCGATTCACCACCATCTCAAACTTACATTAGAATATTTAAACCAGATAGAAATAGGCGTTCAGATGAATTTGATCCGAGAGAGTACCCTAACATTTGCCCAGTTTGTAATCTTTTAGGAAACATGGGCTTAGGTAGTAGAGTATCATTTTCAGACTTTGTAATGACTAGTGGAAAAACAACCTATGTAAACGTCCACGGGAGCGAGTTCGAAGTTGTTACGAGGGGAAGTAAATTTATTGGAAAAGTAGTTTACCATTCACTAACTCAAGAGGAAATAGGGATGATACTATATGGTTTCGGTTTCAGAAAAGGGACAGAAGGAAAAGTACAATTGCTTGGTAGATTTAAGTTCTCAGATAGACGCTTTGGAAGAGTTAAATTCATGCTTAAAGACCCTTCATTGTTAAAATATTTGGAAGCATTCATGAATAAAAACAAAGGAAAACTCAGAGACTTTAACGAGGAGTGGTAG